The following coding sequences lie in one Drosophila sulfurigaster albostrigata strain 15112-1811.04 chromosome 2R, ASM2355843v2, whole genome shotgun sequence genomic window:
- the LOC133836218 gene encoding mitogen-activated protein kinase kinase kinase 7-like, with translation MPVEITAHFQDIQLNNLIGSGSYGDVYEAKWQTQGREKCIAVKIIRNNSQVSESEKKKCKDDLRREISNLQKFYHTNIVQLYGVSKDGNNRICLLLEHADCGSLHYFLHVTKKKKVTVVHKLNWMVQCARALEYLHQNKTFHRDLKPQNMLLYHNYCTLKLCDFGTVKQIRTNNTTGTGTYGYMAPEVADASRKYTEICDVFSYGIVFWEVMSRKKPFYDSEIKDPISIQKNLLQGKRPNIQDMKLNKDFNYLIKLIELCWNTKADMRPSMRSIANGLTNILI, from the exons ATGCCCGTTGAAATAACCGCGCACTTCCAAGATATACAACTAAACAATTTG ATTGGTAGCGGTTCCTATGGAGATGTCTACGAAGCGAAATGGCAAACTCAAGGCCGGGAAAAATGTATTGCGGTGAAGATAATTCGAAACAATAGTCAAGTATCAGAGTCCgagaaaaagaaatgcaaagaTGATCTTCGCAGGGAAATTAGCAATCTACAAAAGTTCTACCATACGAATATTGTACAATTATATGGAGTATCTAAGGATGGGAACAACAGAATTTGTCTACTTCTGGAGCATGCAGACTGCGGATCACTTCACTATTTTTTACATgttacaaaaaagaaaaaagtcaCTGTTGTTCACAAGCTAAATTGGATGGTCCAATGTGCCAGG GCTTTGGAGTACTtgcatcaaaataaaacatttcatcGTGATCTCAAGCCGCAAAACATGTTGCTTTACCACAATTATTGTACATTAAAGCTATGTGATTTCGGGACAGTGAAACAAATCAGAACCAATAATACAACCGGAACTGGTACTTATGGTTATATGGCTCCAGAAGTTGCA gATGCAAGCAGAAAATACACCGAAATATGTGATGTTTTTAGCTATGGCATTGTTTTCTGGGAAGTAATGTCTAGGAAAAAACCGTTCTATGATTCTGAAATTAAGGATCCAATATCCATTCAGAAAAACCTTCTCCAag GTAAACGTCCCAATATACAAGATATGAAGttaaataaagatttcaattacctaattaaattaattgaattgtgcTGGAACACTAAAGCCGATATGCGACCATCTATGCGAAGTATCGCCAATGGcttaacaaacattttaatttaa